The Gemmatimonadota bacterium genome window below encodes:
- a CDS encoding PQQ-binding-like beta-propeller repeat protein, whose product MSRFSPLFRWMPPVIALAMAITVLASCEPAAQRAPGKIIPVEQPDSEWRMLGRDLAYTRYSPLEQINADNVGRLEVAWRWKQDNYGPRPEYYAQPVPIYVGGMLYSTAGTRRSAMAIEPETGETMWTYRPVEDEERWATAPRRNSGRGVSFWTDGQGDNRVILITRGFYLVALDAQTGIPVAEFGDNGVVDMMDGWRNSENVTPVGNLANTSPATVVGDIILVPPALAAGFRPRSMTNSPGDVVAYDARTGAVLWKFKVIPDDGEEGSETWEQNSRSYTGNAGVWTSISADEDLGYAYLPIEAPTNDYYGGHRLGDNLYANSLVAVDYTTGEKIWHFQIVHHDIWDYDNPAAPILADVTIDGEPRKIVIQNTKQGYSYVFDRVTGEPIWDMPETDVPATDVPGDRASPTQPIPVKPAPWEHQGISQDDLVDFTPEVRQEAINLMANHRYGPLYQPPSLAEAPDGTIGTIQIPGANGGVNWNMTCLDPVSGVNFIPSNTSISKLALRAPDPEESDMDYFSAGLRAPRVFGEIPLVRPPWGRITAVDMNTGDHVWMAPNGDTPQAIKDLPQLAGVDLPRTGKATRIGSLVTSTLLFAGEGFGGDPYLHAYDKATGEVVASIELPAAQSGMPMTYMHNDVQYLIMTVGASGHAAELVALKLGEEPAADEGE is encoded by the coding sequence ATGAGTAGATTTTCCCCCTTGTTTCGTTGGATGCCGCCGGTGATCGCGCTGGCCATGGCGATCACGGTTTTAGCATCCTGCGAACCCGCGGCACAAAGGGCGCCGGGCAAGATTATCCCCGTGGAACAGCCTGACAGCGAATGGCGCATGCTGGGCCGAGACCTGGCCTATACGCGATATTCCCCGCTGGAACAGATCAACGCGGATAACGTGGGTCGCCTGGAAGTTGCCTGGCGATGGAAGCAGGACAATTACGGCCCCCGACCAGAGTATTATGCCCAGCCTGTGCCTATCTATGTGGGCGGCATGCTGTATTCGACGGCGGGTACGCGACGCAGCGCCATGGCCATCGAGCCGGAAACCGGCGAGACGATGTGGACCTACCGCCCGGTGGAGGACGAAGAACGCTGGGCAACGGCTCCGCGACGGAATTCCGGGCGAGGCGTATCTTTCTGGACTGACGGGCAGGGAGACAACCGGGTCATCCTGATCACCCGGGGTTTCTACCTGGTGGCCCTCGACGCCCAGACGGGCATCCCGGTGGCCGAATTCGGCGATAACGGTGTGGTCGACATGATGGACGGCTGGCGCAATTCAGAGAACGTCACGCCCGTAGGCAACCTGGCCAACACGTCTCCCGCGACGGTCGTGGGGGACATCATACTTGTTCCGCCGGCCCTCGCCGCGGGATTCCGGCCAAGGTCGATGACAAACTCGCCGGGAGACGTCGTGGCCTACGACGCCCGCACCGGCGCGGTCCTCTGGAAGTTCAAGGTCATTCCGGACGACGGCGAGGAAGGCTCCGAGACCTGGGAGCAGAATTCCAGGTCCTATACCGGGAACGCCGGCGTATGGACCTCCATTTCCGCCGACGAGGATCTGGGCTATGCCTATCTGCCCATCGAAGCGCCGACGAACGATTACTACGGCGGGCATCGCCTGGGCGACAACCTGTACGCAAACAGCCTGGTGGCCGTCGACTACACGACGGGCGAGAAGATCTGGCACTTCCAGATCGTCCATCACGATATCTGGGACTATGACAATCCCGCCGCGCCGATCCTGGCCGACGTAACGATCGACGGCGAGCCGCGCAAGATCGTGATCCAGAACACCAAGCAGGGCTATTCCTACGTCTTCGACCGAGTGACCGGCGAACCCATCTGGGACATGCCCGAGACCGACGTCCCCGCGACGGACGTACCGGGCGACCGGGCTTCGCCTACGCAGCCGATTCCCGTGAAGCCCGCCCCCTGGGAACACCAGGGTATCAGCCAGGACGACCTGGTGGACTTCACCCCGGAAGTGCGCCAAGAGGCGATCAACCTGATGGCCAACCACCGGTACGGACCGCTTTATCAGCCACCTTCGCTAGCGGAAGCGCCGGACGGTACCATCGGCACGATCCAGATCCCGGGCGCTAACGGCGGGGTCAACTGGAACATGACCTGCCTCGATCCGGTTTCCGGCGTGAATTTCATCCCCTCCAACACCAGCATTTCGAAGCTGGCGCTGCGAGCGCCGGATCCCGAGGAGTCGGACATGGACTACTTCTCGGCCGGCCTGAGAGCGCCGCGGGTCTTCGGCGAAATCCCGCTGGTCAGGCCGCCCTGGGGACGGATCACGGCGGTGGACATGAACACGGGCGATCACGTGTGGATGGCGCCTAACGGCGATACGCCTCAGGCCATCAAAGACCTGCCGCAACTCGCGGGCGTCGATCTGCCCCGGACCGGCAAGGCCACCCGGATCGGTTCCCTGGTGACGAGCACGCTGCTCTTCGCCGGCGAGGGCTTCGGAGGAGATCCCTATCTGCACGCCTACGACAAGGCGACGGGCGAAGTCGTCGCGTCGATCGAACTGCCGGCAGCCCAGAGCGGCATGCCCATGACCTACATGCACAATGACGTGCAATACCTGATCATGACCGTCGGCGCCAGTGGGCATGCCGCCGAATTGGTGGCATTGAAACTGGGCGAGGAACCCGCAGCCGACGAAGGCGAGTAG
- a CDS encoding HAD family phosphatase — MIKAVLTDLDGVVRRWDPGVIARAEIATGLTRDALLNTAFEPDLLLRATTGQIDDENWRSVVAERLRLRHPAADAGEAVRLWSLSPGEIDTDVLDLLLRCRENTSLALITNATTRLDADLKRLGIDQAFDHVVNSSSIGQVKPHPGIFIAALELLAIGADEAFFIDDRSKNVNAAIELGMDGHHYTTIERLKRALEHHGLQV; from the coding sequence ATGATCAAGGCTGTGCTGACCGATCTCGACGGTGTCGTACGCAGGTGGGATCCAGGCGTTATTGCACGGGCGGAAATCGCAACGGGGCTTACACGTGATGCCCTGCTGAATACGGCATTCGAGCCAGATCTGCTGCTCCGTGCTACAACGGGGCAGATTGACGATGAAAACTGGCGGTCGGTGGTGGCTGAACGGCTGCGGCTTCGACATCCGGCTGCCGACGCGGGGGAAGCGGTTCGGTTGTGGTCCCTTTCGCCGGGAGAGATCGACACCGATGTGTTGGATCTTCTGCTGCGATGTCGCGAAAACACAAGCCTTGCGCTCATCACGAATGCCACCACCCGGCTTGACGCCGATCTTAAGCGGCTGGGCATCGACCAGGCATTCGATCACGTCGTGAATTCGTCATCGATCGGACAGGTCAAACCGCATCCCGGCATCTTCATCGCGGCCCTCGAGCTGCTCGCTATCGGAGCGGACGAGGCGTTCTTTATCGACGACAGGTCCAAAAACGTCAATGCCGCGATCGAATTGGGCATGGATGGTCATCATTACACGACAATTGAGCGACTGAAACGCGCCCTGGAGCACCATGGTCTGCAGGTTTGA
- a CDS encoding fumarylacetoacetate hydrolase family protein, with amino-acid sequence MSYRIRFLPAAVLLMSAALWLTTPGSARSQVSDQPNTPFKLATFEATGTIRIGMAVRADQSDQSDQEVQAVQADQTTHAGQERLMDLHEANAYVTRQLGLPVVSIPKEMRALIEQYDAVSNRMYTIANYMGAENRLSDPDLAFVFDPKDVSFKAPIKYPYNLLAAAANYRAHADEMEESAIGGAGFTAVEVDVDAEEPYFFAKSPRSTIIDPGEPYYVPKDVNIDWEAELAIIMGRPALDLTLENAHDYVFGYSIVFDVSRRGGSGLKPINRMFPGPNWFNGKSSDRAAPFGPYIVPKEFIQHDDLDIKTWVNGVIKQDSNTSYMIYDEAHMIRYLTSVQTLYPGDVIATGTPDGVGRARNPPEYLMPGDVVEMEIEGIGRLVTPMEAKP; translated from the coding sequence ATGTCGTACCGAATACGATTTCTGCCGGCCGCCGTCCTGTTAATGAGCGCCGCGTTATGGCTGACTACACCGGGCTCGGCCCGGTCCCAGGTCTCGGACCAGCCAAACACGCCCTTCAAACTCGCCACTTTCGAGGCCACAGGAACGATCCGCATCGGCATGGCGGTCCGTGCAGACCAGTCGGACCAGTCGGACCAGGAGGTCCAAGCGGTCCAGGCAGACCAGACGACCCATGCGGGCCAGGAAAGGCTGATGGACCTGCACGAGGCGAACGCCTATGTCACCCGGCAGCTCGGATTGCCCGTGGTATCCATTCCGAAGGAAATGCGGGCGCTGATCGAGCAGTACGACGCCGTTTCCAACCGCATGTACACGATAGCGAATTACATGGGCGCTGAAAACCGCCTGTCAGACCCGGACCTTGCTTTCGTATTCGATCCGAAGGACGTTTCCTTCAAGGCGCCGATCAAGTATCCCTACAACCTGCTGGCGGCCGCGGCGAACTACCGGGCCCACGCGGACGAGATGGAAGAATCGGCCATCGGTGGCGCGGGTTTCACCGCCGTTGAAGTGGATGTGGACGCCGAGGAGCCCTATTTCTTCGCCAAGTCGCCGAGATCCACCATCATCGATCCGGGCGAACCCTACTACGTGCCGAAGGACGTGAATATCGACTGGGAAGCCGAACTGGCCATCATCATGGGCCGGCCGGCCCTGGACCTGACCCTGGAGAACGCCCACGACTATGTCTTCGGTTACAGCATCGTGTTCGATGTCAGCCGCCGGGGCGGCTCCGGACTGAAGCCGATCAACCGCATGTTCCCCGGTCCGAACTGGTTCAACGGCAAGAGCAGCGACCGCGCTGCCCCCTTCGGGCCCTACATCGTTCCCAAGGAGTTCATCCAGCATGACGACCTCGACATAAAGACCTGGGTCAACGGCGTGATCAAGCAGGACAGCAACACCAGCTACATGATCTACGATGAAGCGCACATGATCCGGTATCTGACCTCCGTCCAGACCCTCTATCCGGGCGACGTGATCGCCACGGGCACGCCGGACGGCGTGGGCCGCGCCCGGAATCCGCCCGAGTACCTCATGCCGGGCGACGTGGTAGAAATGGAGATCGAGGGCATCGGCAGGCTTGTCACGCCCATGGAAGCCAAGCCATGA
- a CDS encoding phosphotransferase codes for MDSVDVHTRFEKLVHRFDPHARLKDHRSLPGGYSADVTVLELVAGDGTARKLIHRLHGEVDLQQNPNVAADEFRVLQLTHAAGLATPAPVYLDATDPLFPTPSLVLEFAEGITDLKPGDPAEYVMQMARELARIHRMDTAGRDLSFLLRLEDDCASAIGRPPETPGITAGERELLALLATGWPLPRKNAPVVLHGDYWPGNTLWQDGKLTAVIDWEDTRRGDPLFDVSNARFEILMLFGAVNMDLFTRHYESLNPVDSGCLPWWDVYTALRVVNKLDFLATEARDESLIRADHHGFVEQARDRMGSCRGRHQPSK; via the coding sequence ATGGATTCGGTCGACGTTCACACCCGGTTTGAGAAACTCGTCCATCGATTCGATCCGCACGCCAGGCTGAAAGACCATCGCAGCCTGCCCGGCGGCTATTCGGCCGATGTGACCGTCCTGGAACTCGTAGCCGGAGACGGTACGGCGAGAAAGCTGATTCACCGGCTGCACGGCGAGGTGGACCTCCAGCAGAACCCGAACGTGGCCGCGGACGAGTTCCGCGTGCTGCAACTGACCCACGCCGCGGGGCTGGCCACGCCCGCGCCGGTCTACCTGGACGCGACGGATCCACTTTTTCCCACGCCTTCCCTGGTGCTGGAATTTGCCGAGGGTATTACCGATCTGAAGCCCGGCGATCCGGCGGAATACGTGATGCAAATGGCCCGGGAACTGGCCAGGATACACCGGATGGATACGGCAGGCCGGGATCTTTCCTTTCTTCTGCGGTTGGAGGATGACTGCGCTTCGGCGATCGGGAGGCCGCCGGAAACGCCCGGCATTACCGCGGGCGAACGCGAACTCCTCGCCCTGCTCGCAACGGGTTGGCCACTCCCCCGCAAGAATGCACCGGTCGTCCTGCACGGCGACTATTGGCCGGGGAATACCCTCTGGCAGGATGGAAAACTCACAGCGGTCATCGACTGGGAGGACACCCGTCGGGGTGACCCGCTCTTCGACGTATCGAATGCCCGGTTCGAGATCCTTATGCTCTTCGGCGCCGTGAACATGGATCTGTTCACGCGCCACTACGAATCCCTGAATCCCGTGGACTCCGGTTGCCTTCCATGGTGGGATGTCTACACAGCGTTACGCGTAGTGAACAAACTCGACTTTCTCGCCACGGAAGCACGGGACGAATCCCTGATTCGCGCTGATCATCACGGGTTCGTGGAGCAGGCCCGCGACCGCATGGGATCGTGCAGGGGCAGGCATCAACCTTCAAAATAA
- a CDS encoding sulfatase produces the protein MMPKNIVVLITDTFRHDNLGNRAERPVRTPELDRFAAERATEITKAHMGSFPTIPHRTDFATGVTGWPHYGWQPIDLSGPNHAGRMLGELGYATQLICDCPHLFKARFTDGFDAAYQNRGQEGDRPLLHLNDPVERVVQDDKTRVHPRYRGYTLVNQHRWINHYYRYESDVFSAQTAQTTVRWLEENAESAPFFLWVDFFDPHEPWDPPEYMVRRYDPDYTGPPMLHPNYGPSSAYTPEELHNLWAHYAAETELVDRHIGQVLQKIDDLGLWDDTIVTVMSDHGMSIGEHDRTGKSNIMETDGRFWPIYPEIGHVMLMLAGGGVPRGVQLPLITQTIDLFPSLCDLAGVSVDPPKSFDGVSFADAVLEGRTSHREYAVSGCHLADPSGGLARRATTPFLVTDRWGYAPVGTDGRPELYDLQKDRLAKQNIADGNEATLDDLHALFLAHLAENHAPENVTAVWSQSGGSGNLEGKWAIDYPGE, from the coding sequence ATGATGCCGAAGAACATCGTCGTACTCATCACGGATACCTTCCGCCACGACAACCTGGGAAACCGCGCGGAACGGCCCGTGCGAACGCCCGAACTGGACCGTTTCGCCGCGGAAAGGGCGACGGAGATCACAAAGGCCCACATGGGCAGTTTCCCCACAATCCCCCATCGCACCGATTTCGCGACGGGGGTCACCGGTTGGCCCCATTACGGCTGGCAGCCTATCGACCTGAGCGGGCCCAACCATGCGGGCAGGATGCTCGGCGAACTGGGTTACGCCACGCAACTGATCTGCGACTGTCCCCACCTGTTCAAGGCCCGTTTCACCGATGGCTTCGACGCGGCGTACCAGAACCGGGGCCAGGAGGGCGACCGGCCGCTGCTCCACCTCAACGACCCCGTAGAACGCGTCGTCCAGGACGACAAGACCCGCGTACATCCGCGCTATCGGGGCTATACGCTCGTAAACCAGCACCGCTGGATCAACCACTACTACCGGTATGAATCCGACGTCTTCTCCGCGCAGACCGCGCAGACCACCGTTCGCTGGCTCGAGGAAAACGCCGAGTCCGCCCCGTTCTTCCTGTGGGTGGACTTCTTCGATCCCCACGAACCCTGGGATCCGCCGGAATATATGGTGCGGCGCTACGACCCCGACTACACGGGACCGCCCATGCTGCATCCGAACTACGGACCTTCGTCGGCCTACACGCCGGAGGAACTGCACAACCTGTGGGCCCACTACGCCGCGGAGACGGAACTCGTGGACCGCCACATCGGGCAGGTGCTTCAGAAGATCGACGACCTGGGCCTCTGGGACGATACCATCGTGACCGTCATGTCGGATCACGGCATGTCCATCGGAGAGCACGACCGGACCGGCAAGTCCAATATCATGGAAACCGACGGGAGGTTCTGGCCCATCTACCCGGAGATCGGCCACGTCATGCTGATGCTGGCCGGCGGCGGCGTGCCCCGAGGGGTGCAACTCCCCTTGATAACGCAGACGATCGACCTGTTTCCGAGTCTCTGCGACCTGGCAGGCGTCTCGGTGGACCCGCCGAAATCCTTCGACGGTGTATCCTTTGCCGACGCCGTGCTGGAAGGCCGGACCAGCCACCGCGAGTATGCGGTAAGCGGCTGTCACCTGGCGGACCCGTCAGGAGGCCTGGCGAGGCGCGCCACGACGCCCTTCCTCGTTACGGACCGTTGGGGCTACGCACCCGTCGGAACAGACGGACGGCCCGAGCTCTACGACCTGCAGAAGGACCGTCTGGCCAAGCAGAACATCGCCGACGGCAACGAAGCCACCCTGGATGACCTGCATGCCCTGTTCCTGGCCCACCTGGCGGAAAACCACGCTCCGGAAAACGTGACCGCCGTCTGGAGCCAGTCGGGCGGCAGCGGGAACCTCGAGGGTAAGTGGGCCATAGACTACCCCGGGGAATAA